The following nucleotide sequence is from Bacteroidales bacterium.
GGCAGGGAGTTTCCGATTTTAAAGTGATCGAAGCCATGTATAAAGTTGAACGCCATCGTTTTGTGCCGGAAAATATGCAGCCCTATGCTTACAGGGATCAGCCCCTGCCGATCGGTGAAGGGCAAACCATTTCGCAACCGTCGCTGGTTGCATTTATGACCGAGTTGCTTGAACTAAAAAGAACGGACAAGGTGCTCGAAATCGGAACTGGTTCCGGTTACCAGGCTGCCATTCTCGGCGAATTGGTTGACAGTGTTTTCACTATTGAAATCATTGAGCCGCTTGGCAAAAGATCAATGCAGTTGCTCGACGAACTGGGGTATGAAAATATACATGTAATGATCGGCGACGGATACCTGGGATGGCCGGAGCATGCGCCTTTCGACGCCATTATCGTAACCTGCGCGCCGACGGATATTCCGCAGCCCTTGCAGGATCAACTGTCCGAAGGGGGAAGAATGGTTATCCCGGTCGGAAAGGAAAATTCAGTTCAGGAACTTGTACTTTTACGCAAGCGAAAAGGAAAAATCATCCGTGAATCCGTTTTGCCCGTGCGGTTTGTGCCGATGCTAAAAGAGGATGGTGGGAAGTACTGATCGTAGCTCACCGGGTGACTTTGGTTAATTCAATATTCGATATTCCTAGTTTGATATTCTCCAAAGGAGTCCTTCTGACAATATTCCAATTCACCCGGTGAATGTTCCCAAACCCCCAGCAAACCTCTAGCTCTGGCAGCTTTTTCAGGTGATTCACCGGGTGACTGTGTTTCATTCAATATTCCCTGCCTGCATGACGCAGTCAGGCAGGGATATTCCTTGTTCGATATTCAATATTCCAAGTCACCAGGTGAATGGTTTCAAACACCCACCAAACCTGGAACTAACATGGCTTTGGTAGGTGAAATATAGTGAATCAGTAATTAACCGTTGGTCATTGTAATGACTTTTAGTTATGACTTTTGGTCATTAAAGCTCGGGGTTGCCATCCCCTCCTCCCGCTCAAAGCCTGCGCAGCAAAGCTTTCATCCCGGTTTACAATTCACCCCGTGAATGTTACCAAACTATCACCAAACCTGAAACTGGGGTGTCTTTTGAAGGTGATTCACCGGGTGAATGTTTTTCATTCAAGATTCTCCAAAGTAGTCCTTCGGACAAAATTCCAATTCACCTGGTGAATGGTTTAAAACAATCACCAAACATGAAACTGAGGTGGGCTTTGCTGGCAATTCACGGTTTGAATCCGGCTGGTTAGCCTTTTTTTCAAATCTTCTCCAACCTCAAGTAAAAAATGAAAGTAATTTTGCGGGCAAAAATTTCACTATGCCTTTGATCAAATCTATTTCAGGAATTCGCGGAACCATCGGCGACAAGCCGGGCGAGAATTTAACTCCCGTTGATATCGTCAAATTCACTGCGGCTTACGCCACTTTCATCAAATTGCAAACCGAAAAACCCAGGCTGAAAATTGTGATCGGACGTGATGCGCGGGTTTCGGGGGCAATGGTGAACGATCTGGTAACAGGGACGCTGAATGCGATGGGAATTGACGTGATTGACGCCGGACTCTCCACTACGCCAACGGTTGAGATAGCAGTCACAGAAGCCGGCGCCGATGGCGGCATCATCATCACCGCCAGCCACAATCCCGGGCAATGGAACGCCCTGAAGCTGCTGAATAAACGGGGAGAGTTCCTGTCGGATGCCGATGGAAAAGAAATCCTGAAAATTGCCGATGCAGAGGAATTCCGCTTTGCGGCCAACACTGAACTGGGCAAAACGGAAGTGAACGACGGTTTTATTGATCTCCACATCAGGAAAATCCTCGCGCTTCCGCTGGTTGATGTTGATGCCATTAAAAATGCAGGTTTTGCAGTCGCACTCGACGCTGTGAACTCCACCGGAGGTATTGCGATTCCCGCATTGCTCGAAGCGCTTGGGGTGGAACGGATCGAAAAGCTGTATTGCGAGCCAACCGGAATATTTCCCCACAACCCCGAACCATTGCCCGAAAACCTGTTCGAAATCGCCGACCTGGTGGTAAAAAAGAAATGTCACGTAGGCTTTGTTGTTGATCCCGATGTGGACAGACTGGCCATCATTAACGAAGACGGAAGTTTGTTTGGCGAAGAATACACCCTGGTTGCAGTGGCCGATTACATTTTGCAAAACACACCCGGCAACACGGTTTCCAACCTTTCGTCAACCAGGGCTTTGCAGGACGTTACCGAAAAGGCCGGCGGCGCTTACCATGCGTCGGCCGTTGGCGAGGTGAATGTAGTGACCAAAATGAAAGAGGTAAACGCGGTGATTGGCGGCGAAGGGAACGGCGGCGTGATCTATCCCGGGCTTCACTATGGCCGCGACGCGCTGCTGGGCATTGCGCTGTTCCTCACTTTCCTGGCCAAATCAGGAAAAAAATGCTCACAACTCAGGTACGGCTATCCCAGCTATTTCATCTCCAAAAACAAAATCACCCTGGACCCCGAAATGGATGTGGATGATATTTTGGAGAAGGTAAAAGAAAAATACAGCAAGTTCAGGATCAACAGCTTGGATGGGGTGCGGATAGATTTCGACAACGACTGGGTGCACCTGCGCAAATCCAACACCGAGCCCATTATCCGCATCTATTCCGAAAGCGACTCCGAAGCCAAAGCCAGTCACCTCGCCCAAAAGATGATCAGCGATATCAGGGAGATTGTGAAAGGTTAAAGTCAACATTGACACCGAGTGCGGAAGCATCGGATTACAGTTGAGTTGTTCCCGGAAATAACAATTTTCCAAATTTTTCCTCAATCGAAGATCGCTTCTTTGCTTTTATCTGAAATTATGTAATTTTAGGCGATTTTTAAAGCAGAGCATTATGGCAAAAAAAGCAAAGAAAAAAAGGAAGGTCACTAAATTCAAGCCCATTGTTTTTAAACTTTCAGCCAGGCAAAAAAAATCGCTCGACAAGAATTGCCGTGCCCGCAATACCACGACCATCAAGCTGATTAAGAAATCCATCGACCACTATCTTTCGCTTCGGGTGGAAGAAAAACCGGTACAATACATTTCGCCTAACCAGTTGAACCTGTTTGAAGATCAGGATTTGTAAACACGTTGGCTTTCAGTGTAAATTGTAAAAACAAGACTAGAAATCAATTTCAGTTCGTTTTCCGATTAGATTTTTTGATATGACAAAAGAAACAGCAATCAGGCTTTTTAATGATAAAAAGATACGAGCACATTGGGACAAAAATAGTGAAAAGTGGTTTTTTTCAATTGTTGATGTAATAAGTGTACTTACTGAAAGTGAAAATCCTGCTACGTACTGGCGGGTTTTGAAAAAGAGGTTAATTGAAGAAGGGAACCAAACCGTTACAAATTGTAACGCTTTAAAAATGGTAGCAGCTGATGGGAAAATGAGGCTCACTGATGTTGCAGATACAGAGCAATTATTCAGACTCATTCAAAGCATCCCGTCCCCAAAAGCAGAACCATTTAAAATGTGGCTGGCACAAGTTGGAAGGGAGCGAATTGACGAAATTGATGATCCAGAATTAGGAATTGACCGTCTGATGGAAACATATCTTAAAAAAGGCTATAGTAAAGAGTGGGTAAATCAACGATTGAAAAGTATTGAAATTCGCAAAGACCTTACAGATGAATGGGAAAAAAGAGGAGTGAAAAAGGGTCAGGAATATGCAATATTAACTAATGAAATTTCAAAGGCATGGAGCGGTTTTACGACAAAGCAATATAAAAATTACAAAGCTTTAAAAAAAGAGAATCTTCGTGACCACATGACAAATCTTGAACTCGTATTAAATATGCTGGCTGAAGCCTCAACAACTGAAATATCGCAAAAAACCGAACCAAATTCGTTTAGTGAGAATAAGGAAGTTGCTAAAAAAGGCGGAAAAGTGGCAAAGGTTGCTCGATTGCAACTAGAAAAAACAACTAAAGTAAAAGTTGTTTCACGATTAAATGCAAAGAATCTTGGTATTAAAAGTTTAGGAAAAAAGAATGACACTATATAAGCGACAAAGGATTGAAAAATTCGATCGTTCGCTTTGCTGTTTTTTTTTACATTGTTAGAAAATTAACTTTTTAAATAAACAGATATTTTTCTTTAAATCAGCTCAACAAGCTGTAAACAACCCGATGGTAAAATATGCAATCCATCAAAATAATCTATCTTTGCCATGTTAAATCACACTACAATGAATATTTCACACATCCAATCTGCAGGCTTTTTAGGCCCAACCGAAATCGTACTCATTATCTTAGTTGTTGTGCTCCTTTTTGGCGGCAAAAAAATCCCGGAACTAATGAGGGGGATGGGCAAAGGGATCAAGGAGTTTAAAGACGGAATGAAAGAGGGAGAGGAAGAGAAGAAAAAGGAGTGATTGCTTCGGCACTGCGTGCCTCGCAAAATCAAGAGCTTCGGCACTGCGTGCCTCGCAAAATCAAGAACTTCGGTACTGTGTGCCTCGCAAAATCAAGAACTTCGGCACTGCGTGCCTCGCAAGGTAGAGGGTAGGGTTAGAGAGCGATGCCGGTTTTATGAACCAGGGGTTCAAGTTTTCTTATAGCCTCCGCAACCGACTTAACCCCTGCAAATTTCAGACTCAGTTTCTGTTTGTTTTCCCGCATAGCGCATGATCTTGGATTGTTTTTTACAAAATCAAGTACGTGCGTAAATGCTGAAGAACTGTAGTAAGATGAATCTTCAGTTCCTGTAAAATAACCAATTAGATTTTCATTTCTGAGCACAAGTTTTTCAAAGCCTATCTTCCTGGCCATCCACCTTAGTTTTATGGTCTGGAACAAACCGGTAACCTGCTCCGGTACTGGTCCAAACCGGTCAACCAGTTGTTTTTCGATGCGTAGCAATCCTTCTTCTGTTTCGATGCTGTCGAGTTCCTTGTAAATGCTGATCCGTTCGGTGGTGACCGAGATATACTCTTTTGGGATCAATAGTTCGAGATCAGTTTCAATCTGGCAGTCTTTTGCATAAATCTCCTCCTCATGCTCAGCAAACACACCTTTGAATTCCTCTTCGCGTAATTCGAGCATGGCTTCATCGAGGATTTTATTGTACATCTCAAAACCGATGTCGGAGATGAACCCGCTTTGTTCGGCGCCAAGCATATTTCCGGCGCCCCGGATATCGAGGTCGCGCATGGCAATGTTGAAGCCGCTTCCAAGGTTGGAGAACTCTTCGATGGCTTTGAGTCGTTTACGGGCTTCCTGCGTGAGTGTTGACAACGGTGGTGAAAGCAAGTAACAGAACGCCTGTTTGTTTGCACGTCCGACCCTGCCCCGCAATTGATGCAAATCACTCAACCCGAAATTCTGCGCATCATTGATGATGATTGTGTTTGCATTGGGAATGTCAAGCCCGTTTTCGACGATTGTGGTGGCCACCAGCACGTCGAAGTCGCCTTCGATGAACTCGAGCATGGTTTTTTCCAGTTGCTTGCCTTCCATCTGCCCATGGCCGATCCCGACTTTTACTCCAGGGCAGAATTTGCGGATCATGTCGGCCACATCGTTGATATTTTGCACCCTGTTATGAACGAAAAAGACCTGGCCGTTGCGGGAAATTTCATAATTGATGGCGTTGCTGATTACCTCTTCTCCAAAGCCTCTGACCTCAGTGCGGATGGGAATCCGGTTGGGTGGGGGAGTGTTGATAATGGAGAGGTCGCGGGCGCCCATAAGCGAAAATTGCAGCGTTCGTGGTATGGGAGTGGCGGTTAGGGTGAGCGTATCCACATTCACTTTCAGCTTCTTGAGTTTTTCCTTGATGGCCACACCAAACTTCTGTTCCTCATCTATGATCAGGAGTCCCAGGTCTTTGAACTTCACGTCGTTGCCCACCAGCCTGTGGGTTCCAATGATGATATCAATTTTTCCGGTTTCCAGCGCTCTGGTGATCAGGCTTTGCTCTTTTGTGGTCTTGAAACGGTTGATGTATTCGACTTTTACAGGAAAATCGGCCAGCCGTTGACTGAACGTTTTGAAGTGTTGTAAAGCAAGAATGGTGGTTGGAACAAGCACTGCCACCTGTTTGCTGTCGGTGGCTGCCTTGAATGCTGCCCTGATGGCCACTTCCGTCTTGCCGAATCCCACATCGCCACATACAAGCCGGTCCATCGGATAATCTTTTTCAAGGTCGGTTTTCACGTCTATGGTCGCTTTTACCTGGTCGGGGGTGTCTTCATAAATGAACGAAGCTTCGAGCTCGTGCTGAAGGTAACTGTCGGGTGTGAAAGCAAATCCTTTGGCTATTTTTCGTTCAGCGTAAAGCTTGATCAGTTCCCTGGCAATATCTTTTACTTTTTTCTTGGTACGTTCCTTCAGTCGGTTCCAATTGCTGGTTCCCAGTTTATTAAGGCTTGGTGCAATCCCTTCTTTCCCAACAAATTTTGAAATACGATGCAGCGAATGAATGCTGACATAAAGCAAGTCGCCATCCTGGTAAACAAGACGGATGGCTTCCTGTGGTTTGCCATTGTTATCAATCGTTTCCAACCCATCGAACCGTCCTACACCATGATCAATATGGGTAACGAAATCGCCGGGTTGCAGGTTGTAAATCTCCCTGAGGGTAAGTGCTTCTTTCCCTTTTGATCCGTCGCGCAGATGGAAACGGTGGTAACGGTCGAAAATCTGGTGATCGGAGTAACAGGCAATTTTCAACCCGTAATCAACAAAACCCTCATGAACAGGCCTTGCCACAGTAGAATAGGTGGTTCGGTTCTTTTTCCCCTCTTTCAAATGGATGTCATCCAGGATGGCATGCAGGCGCTCAGCCTGTTTCAGGTTGGCAGAAAAAATGATGTTTTCGATGCCATTTACTGAATTATCATTCAGGTTTTGGATCAATAAGCCGAAATTCTTATTAAACGAAGGTTGCGGTGCAGCATCAAAAGTGAAGATTTTAGAATGCTCCAGCAAGGGTTGCCCGCCAAATTCGATTACTTCAAAATCCATTATTCCTCCAAGGAATTCTTTTCCGGAAATAAAGTGTAAGTCAGGTTTATCATCAGGGTGGGCCTGGTGCTGGCCATGCTGGTCAATTAATTTCTCAAATCCTGCCTCCATTTTTTCGATGGTGAGGGGGAGGTTTTCGAACCAAAAAACCGGGCTTTTTTGCAAAAATCCGGTAAAAGGAATTTTAGCAACTTTAAACTCCCTGTTTTGGAGGTCCGGCATGATGGTGACGGAGGGCATCATGGTGAGCGAGAGCTGGTTGGAAGGATCAAAACTGCGGATGGTGTCGATCTCATTACCAAAAAATTCGATGCGGAACGGGTAATCATTTGAAAACGAAAACACATCAAGAATACCTCCGCGAACAGCATACTGTCCCGGCTCAACGACGAAATCCACACGATCGAAACTCATCTCCGCCAGGAATTCCATCACAAAGTCCAGCGACAATTTATCACCTCTTGTAATTTTCAATGTATTTTGACTTACAGTTATCCTGTCGGTCACTTTTTCGGCCAGCGCTTCAGGATAAGTCACTACGGCGAGAAAGCCCCGGTGGTTGAGCATCTTATTGAGTACCTCGCTGCGGAGCAAAACGCTCGCACTGTCAAAAGTGTCCGTTTCGTATGATCTTTTGTTGGATGTGGGCAGAAACAAAACTTTTCGTTTGCTGTACTCCATGTCGCGCTCATCAAAGATCGTTTCGAGGTCGTTGTGGAAGTAGGCTGCTGTTTCTTTGTCAGGCAAAACAAACACCTGCACTTTTTGCAGGATGGTGAGCAATGAAGCCGCAACAAATGCAGGTTGCGAACCCTTCATGCCTGAAATACGCAGGCGCTGATTAACGTTTTGTTTGATTAACCCGGTCATTTCAATGACTTCAGGGCGCCTTTCCAGATGCGCTAAAATTTCCTTTGTTGTCAAACCTTTGCTTTTGGAATTTGGGGGCAAAAGTACATTGAATGTAATTTCGGTCAGGAAAATGTTTGGGATTGTTTTTCAATTTAATGGATTGCAACCTTTCACCAAGATATTCCTTTGCATTTGAAACGCTTTAACTGAAAATTTATCAAATCTCCATCTACAGATGATCAATTCATCAACAGTAAATAGCAACATAACATTCCAGAAGGCAGGCTATTCAGATGCGAAGGTTCTTTTCAGCTTAATTGACAAAACCCAGGATCACCTCAAAATTTGGTTGCCGTTTGTGGATTCGACGCTAAGTTGGAAAAAACAGAGGCATTTATCGGAAGTTTGTTTGTTCCTCATTACCGGGAGAACGTGTTTTATCATTGTATTGATGACGAACTACTGAGGCCATAATCATTGGTTTACTGTACCTTAATTCAATTATTTTATCCGGGACTAATTAATCTAGACGAAATCTTTTTCAAAATAAGATATTGGAAATTAATAGATTGAAAAAAATGTTAGTACGGATTATGTTTGTCAGGAATTATTTATACCATGCTGCCGATTTAATTTAAAAAACTTGATTATTTTTGCTAAATGTTTAACTAAAATCATAACCTTATGAAAAAAATGAAAAGTCTATTAATTATTTTAGCATGTTCATCTGCTATCCTCTTATCAGGGCAGAATGTACCATCTGGGATGACAAGTTCGGAATGGGCCAGACAGAATCAGGACAAATTTAAATACTCTCCTCCTACCGAGGCTGTTCAACCACAGAATAGAGGAAGTTCATTGAACCAAATGAAGGACGGATTCACTTACACGTATATTGGCTTTTTTGATGGGCTCGATGGCCCTTATTATTGGACAAATCCTCCATGTTACACCGGCCAGGAAGCAGCAGCTTTACTTTTCGGTGGTGTCCCAAGTGATTATGCCATTTCCACAAATAGCAGCACTGATCCCAGCACCATAACCTTTACAGCATGGATGGTAACCTGGGGTATCCCGGGTTGGGCTGAGTATGCTCAGGATTATAAATTGGATATTGGCAATGTTGGGTATGATGATCCGGGTGTTACCGGGTCAGCAACTTCCGCCTATATTTGGGATAACCCTCCACCTCCGGGAAGCAGCATAAACTATGTGTGGCGTGTTAGCGGGGGAGCACCCGAAGTACCTGTTTCCAACTGGGCACTCTACCTCGGCATTCTGTTGATGGTTACCTTTGTCGTGATTCGCTTCAGAAGGATGGTATAAACCTTTTTTACAGAAACATTGGAAAAGCTGCCTTGAAAAAGGTAGCTTTTTTATTTTCAGTCCTGAAGTAATTACCGGATTTGATCTCGGTGGCTTAATCATGGGTATTCTCATTGTTTTCTTTCATCAAAAACCCTAAGGGATAAGCCCCCCGGTAATTTTTAAAACATAAATAGTTTGATGAACAGGATTAAAAACCTGTCATAGGTTTTGAATTACCCGTGAAATTACATTGATTGTATTTTGCAGCGTCAAAATGTTTGGCAATGTTTTATCCATAAAAAATGGATGTAAAACACCCAAATAATCGGCTACATTTGCAATATAAATTTTTTCATCCAAAAATCTGCCGGGCATGATCAATTCATTAACCGTAAGTCATAGCATTGTACTTTACCGGATAAGTTATTCAGATGCTGAGCCACTTTTCCTTCTGATCGATCAAAACCGCGAACGCCTTAGAAACTGGCTACCGTTCGTTGATATGACAACAAATGCTTCGCAAACAGAGGCTTTCATTGGAAGCCTTTTTACTCCACATTGCCGCGAAATGGTCTTCACCATTCGTTACCATAATGAAACAGCCGGATTGATTGGGTTCAAAGATATTGACCGGATCAATAAGAAGCTGGAAATCGGGTACTGGATCGCACCTCAATTCGAAGGTAAGGGGATCATCACAAAGTCCGTTGCAGCGATGATTGATGCTGCGTTTGAGAAAATGGAAATGAACCGCGTGCAGATCTGTTGCGGTGTTGGTAACATAAAGAGCAGTAATGTCCCTAAGCGGTTAAATTTTCGCTTTGAGGGCATCCAGCGAAATGGCGAATGGCTCAACGGGCAATTTATCGATCTGGAAGTTTACAGCATGCTGAAAAATGAGTGGAAAAAAGTGGTTTGACGCTACTGAAAAATGACAAAATGTTGTTTTATTTCTGTTTGAAAAATCATTCATTAGAGTACTTCTATTCGGTTGTATATTTTTGATTATCAAGCTAATTTGCAATAAATCAAGGTAATAAAAATCTGTATTTAACCGAGGTTTTGTTTTCTGAAAAAAAAATAAAAAAAAACTGTCAATTTATTTGGTGAATGAATTATTTAAATGGAACTTTGTACGAAGTTCTCTCTTCATTTAATTATCAACTACAAAACTTTTACACATGAAAACTAATGTATTGGTTACTTTTTCCTTTTGGAAAAAGGTGATGGCAGGAATTTTCTTCCTGATGATTTCCGGACATTTGACTCTGCAGGGTCAGGTGCAGTTTCCACAAACCACAAATGCAGATTTTTACAAAGGGTCATACAACGATCTGCTGGTGGGATCTGACAATGTTTATCTTCCATTTCAGGCTACTGCAGTGGGTACATGGCTAACCACAACAATTCTTCCCCAAACCCTTATGGGACATAAAGCTGCAACCTGGAACAACAGGTACGTTTATGTGGTTGGCGGGTACAACGACGCCACTTATTCCAACGCGGTGTACCGTGCCACCCTGCAATCGGGCGGTATCAGCGGATACACAACGTTGAATCCATTACCGGTGGGGTTAAGAGATCATGCAGTCGTTATTGGCTCAAACACTATTTATGTTCTAGGTGGACGGGATGATACGAATCTTTATAACACAATTTATTACGCAACTATCAATACTGACGGCTCTATAGGTCCATGGCAGACATCAGCAGTAACACTTCCTGTGCCTTTGTGGGGACATACTGCAGTCTATTGCAACGGATACATTTATGTAGCCGGCGGAGCGCATAATACGAGCGCCACCACTGCAAGAAATGCTGTTTATTATGCAAAAGTGCTGGCTGATAATACCCTGTCTGCATTCAGTAATGGGACTAATTTGCCTGCTCCACGCAATGGACACAGCATGGTAGTTCACGGGGACAAAGTATATGCTTTGGGAGGTTTCACTCTTGGTGGAGGAAAAGCAAACACGGTATATCATGCCACCTCCGGAAATAATGGTGCTTTAGGGGTATGGACTACCGCTACAGCTTTACCCATCCAGGTAAGTAATCACTCCTCTGTTGCTATTAATGGCATCATCACCGTACTTGCCGGAGAGAGCGGCGGAACATTGAAAAATACGGTTTACTGGGCTGATGTTACCACCTCGCCACTGGTCTGGACTCTTGCCCCTGATGTAATGTATGATTACACCAAAGATGGTGCAGCCTTTGCTTCCAATGGCCAGATTGGTTATTGTGGTGGTGAAAACCTTTCAGGCGCACCTATTCACAATACCAGATATGCCAATCTCACATTATCTCCGACTAATCTTAAAAAAGCCGGATTATTTGTTTCTAATCCGTTTTATGAACTTGGTGCTGAACGCCTAATTTCACAATTAACCTTCACTGCAGCTACTCCCGCAGGTGCAGCCGTTAGTGTTCAGTACCGCGTAGCAGGAAATGACCTTGTTTGGGGTGACTGGACCGCAGCCACCTCAACCAGCCCAATCACTGTGAATCAAACCAAGCAATATCTTCAGTTTAAAGTAAACTTCACCAGCAATGCCATTGCAGCGCCGGTATTCAGCGATCTTACCCTTTTTACTCCCGGTACACAGCTTGCAGGAAACCTCAACGCAATACCAACTTTCACACAGGCTGCCAGTCCTTACTGGGCTACATCAGATATTTCATTTACAGCTGGCACTCACACATTCCAGGCTGGAACTATAATTGTTTTCCTTCCGGGAGTCACTATGACAGTGGGGCAGGCAAACATTATCTGTAGCGGAACAGTTGCAGATTCAGTTAAATTTGTGGGCTATACCAATAACCCAGGACTTTGGAATGGCATCTATTTCAATCCGGACAGTGATAACGGAGTTTCCTCACAATTCAACTACACTGTAATTACCAATGCCGGGAACGGAGGGAACAGCGCAAACCTCTATTGTAACGGATCCAATGAACCTTTGATTAATAATTCCTCCATCAGAAACTCTTCGACCAACGGAATCAGGCTGAATGGATCGCATATTAATCTTCAAAATTCGGTAGTGAGAAACAATGGTACGAATGGCGTTTATCTGGAAAACTCAAATCCTACATTTGTTTCATGTAACATGAATGCAAATGGCGCCGCCGGCATTTATTACACATCAAGCACTTCGACACCAACTTATGCTTCAACTACATGCCAGAATAACTTGTACGGGTTGCATTTTCCATCCCCAAATTTCACCATTTATCCGCCCGATGGAACATTGACACTGACCGGAAACACCTATAACGGGATTTGTATCAATGAAGGAGACGTTGGAAATAACCAACGCTGGTATTCGGTAGCTTACGACTATATTATGCTTGGCAATGTCCGGATTGGACAGATTAACGGTATCTGCAGACTCACCATTGAGCCGGGAAACCGCATCAAATTCCTCCCGGGAAAAGGCATGCAGATTGGTTTTTACCTCAGTGGATGGAATCATGGAGGTGAATTGTACTCAATCGGAACTGCCGACAGCCTGGTGACCTTCACACCGCTTAACGGTACTGCAGGTGGCTGGGAAGGCATTTACTTTGAAAACCTCAGCGACTGGAATGGAGCAACTTCGGTGTTAAATCATTGCGTGGTGGAAAAAGGGAATAACTACAATATTTATTTTGAGAATACCAATTCACCTTCATTAGGCAACTGCCAGATCAAAAATGCTTTATTGGATGGCTTAAAGTTTAATAACGCTTATAACTCTGTATCATCCAGTTCAATTACAAATAATGGCAGATATCCGGTATACATCAGCGAAGTGAATACCATCCCGACGATGGTTGGGAATACCTATTCCGGCAACGCGATCAACCTGATAGGATACTGCGGTGGTAGCCTATCTGAAAACAGGACATTTTTTAATGATGGAATCAATTACCATATCCTCGATGATATTAAAATTGGCAAAATCAACGATGTCCGAAGATTAACCATCAGTCCGGGGCTGACGCTTTTCTTTGCAGATGGAAAAGGCATTCAGGTAGGTTATTATCTCAGTGGGTGGAATCATGGTGGTGAGTTGTATGCCATCGGAAATGCCGCTAACCTGATTACATTTACCCCTTACAGCGGAACAGAAGGAAACTGGAATGGAATCTATTTTGAAGACCGCAGCGACTGGAATGGCTCAACCAATCAGTTGAAATACTGTGTGGTGGAAAAATCCAATGACTACAATATTTATTGTGAGAACACGAATTCGGTGTCAATCGAAAATTGCACCTTACGAAACGCAGTAACAGATGGTATCAGGTATTATCAAAGCCATGGCGCCTATAACACTAACACGTTCAGTAATAATGGAAGATACCCGGTGTATTATACCAACTGGTGGTCGTCACCTACACACGCTAATAATACCTTCACCGCTAATGGCGTAAATCAGATTGCGCTTTCAGGAGGGAATTTCACAGAAAGCCGCACCATCACCAAGGACAATGCAGAGTATCTTTTACTGGACAATATCCTCATCGGCCGGATTAATGAAGTTTGCAGATTAACCATAGAGCCGGGAGTAATTCTAAATTTTAATTCGGGTAAAAGCATTCAGATGGGTTACTATCTCAGTGGTTGGAATTACGGTGGTGAGTTGCATGCACCAGGAACCAGCGATAACCGGATAATTTTCAGACCGGCCAGCGGGATTGCTGGCGACTGGTCTGGGCTATATTTTGAAGACCGAAGCGACTGGGCTGGAGCAACAAGTTTGCTGAGCTATTGCACCATTGAAAAAGGCAACCTGTATAACATTTATGCTGAGAATACCACTCAACCG
It contains:
- the glmM gene encoding phosphoglucosamine mutase produces the protein MPLIKSISGIRGTIGDKPGENLTPVDIVKFTAAYATFIKLQTEKPRLKIVIGRDARVSGAMVNDLVTGTLNAMGIDVIDAGLSTTPTVEIAVTEAGADGGIIITASHNPGQWNALKLLNKRGEFLSDADGKEILKIADAEEFRFAANTELGKTEVNDGFIDLHIRKILALPLVDVDAIKNAGFAVALDAVNSTGGIAIPALLEALGVERIEKLYCEPTGIFPHNPEPLPENLFEIADLVVKKKCHVGFVVDPDVDRLAIINEDGSLFGEEYTLVAVADYILQNTPGNTVSNLSSTRALQDVTEKAGGAYHASAVGEVNVVTKMKEVNAVIGGEGNGGVIYPGLHYGRDALLGIALFLTFLAKSGKKCSQLRYGYPSYFISKNKITLDPEMDVDDILEKVKEKYSKFRINSLDGVRIDFDNDWVHLRKSNTEPIIRIYSESDSEAKASHLAQKMISDIREIVKG
- a CDS encoding protein-L-isoaspartate(D-aspartate) O-methyltransferase → MSNLLNNCLLAFVLLLSGQCSGQVKETTSRRAEHEALVSNYILGQGVSDFKVIEAMYKVERHRFVPENMQPYAYRDQPLPIGEGQTISQPSLVAFMTELLELKRTDKVLEIGTGSGYQAAILGELVDSVFTIEIIEPLGKRSMQLLDELGYENIHVMIGDGYLGWPEHAPFDAIIVTCAPTDIPQPLQDQLSEGGRMVIPVGKENSVQELVLLRKRKGKIIRESVLPVRFVPMLKEDGGKY
- a CDS encoding Bro-N domain-containing protein translates to MTKETAIRLFNDKKIRAHWDKNSEKWFFSIVDVISVLTESENPATYWRVLKKRLIEEGNQTVTNCNALKMVAADGKMRLTDVADTEQLFRLIQSIPSPKAEPFKMWLAQVGRERIDEIDDPELGIDRLMETYLKKGYSKEWVNQRLKSIEIRKDLTDEWEKRGVKKGQEYAILTNEISKAWSGFTTKQYKNYKALKKENLRDHMTNLELVLNMLAEASTTEISQKTEPNSFSENKEVAKKGGKVAKVARLQLEKTTKVKVVSRLNAKNLGIKSLGKKNDTI
- a CDS encoding twin-arginine translocase TatA/TatE family subunit yields the protein MNISHIQSAGFLGPTEIVLIILVVVLLFGGKKIPELMRGMGKGIKEFKDGMKEGEEEKKKE